From Clarias gariepinus isolate MV-2021 ecotype Netherlands chromosome 2, CGAR_prim_01v2, whole genome shotgun sequence, one genomic window encodes:
- the LOC128505681 gene encoding trace amine-associated receptor 13c-like, with the protein MNQTGFNQSDRCEHFPCPIRSVSPAVYILLYVFSAAVVLLTVCGNLLVIISVFHFNQLHTPTNMLVLSLAVSDFLIGGLVMLPLFSWTIESCWIFNTGSCMSLIVTSFFLGNQSIYNIALIAADRYLALSNPFLYTNTITVKIMCIIVSTNWSVCLVYNILFCHFSGSFTTSVMCPGECFSVPNEVGIIIDLIFSFIFPLFVIIILYTLVFVIAKKHATAIRELNNHTRPKTLKITSHSMKSERKAAKVLGILVSVFLMCLLPYFIYTLLGNVNEVQAQTVQKFLITFYFNSTINPFIYALFYPWFRRCIKLIITLQIFQRDSALINVFS; encoded by the coding sequence ATGAACCAGACAGGGTTTAACCAGTCCGATCGGTGTGAGCATTTCCCCTGTCCAATAAGATCTGTATCTCCGGCAGTTTATATCTTATTGTACGTGTTTTCAGCTGCTGTGGTTCTGCTAACAGTGTGTGGAAATCTGCTCGtcatcatctctgtttttcatttcaatCAGCTTCACACACCAACTAACATGCTTGTGCTCTCTCTGGCTGTGTCGGATTTCCTCATTGGTGGTTTAGTGATGCTGCCATTATTCAGCTGGACAATCGAGTCATGCTGGATATTTAATACAGGgagctgcatgtctttgatagtcacttctttttttctagGGAACCAGTCCATCTATAATATTGCTTTAATCGCAGCAGATCGATATTTGGCTCTGTCAAACCCATTTctctacacaaacacaatcacagTAAAAATTATGTGCATTATAGTTTCTACTAACTGGTCTGTGTGTCTTGtatataatatacttttttgtcattttagtgGGAGCTTCACAACTTCTGTAATGTGTCCTGGAGAGTGTTTCTCGGTTCCAAATGAGGTTGGGATTATAATTGATCTCATATtttcctttatatttccactctTTGTTATAATCATATTGTATACTCTAGTTTTTGTGATTGCCaagaaacatgccactgctatcagagagcttaataatcacacacggcctaaaacactaaaaatcacctcacactcaatgaaatctgagagaaaagcagctaaagtcctcggcattttagtgtctgtgtttttgatgtgtttacttccatattttatttacactttattaGGCAATGTTAATGAAGTACAGGCACAAACAGTTCAgaaatttttaattacattttattttaattccacaattaatccatttatttatgctctgtTTTACCCATGGTTTAGAAGGTGCATTAAATTGATTATAACTCTGCAAATATTTCAAAGAGACTCTGCATTAATCAATGTCTTTTCataa